actgactgaatgactgactgaatgaTTCAACGAATGAATTGTTATTTCTTCTAAAGCCACTTTAGAGGAGTTCTTCCAGGTAGTGCATGAAATGGTTAAGTATTTTTCAGCTCACCTTGCTGCAGCTGTCTAAATTATAATTGACATTTGAGGAAAAAACAATCATCCTCTTGCCTACCTAGATATCCATCTGTCCAGCCCTGAGGCTGCTCAACTAGATATTCCACTTGTCATCTACAGAGCATCAGTAAAGCTTGTGTTCACACCTATTtatctgtttttccttttgaaaaTATTATCTGCATACCCCACATAGTTGTGGCCTGTGACCTGACGCATTACCATTCCTATAAAATGCCCCAGCAGTCTGCACCGAGCAACTCCACCAGTCTGCCAGTTCTCCAGCAGCCTCCACCTGCACCATCCACCTCTCACCATGTCTTCAGTCCGCATCGGCCAAAGCAGCTACAGCTCCCGCAGCATCTCCAGCTCCAGCGCCCTGGGCCACAGCGGAGGGATGCAGATCCTCCGCGGAGGACAGACTCGCATCTCCACCGGTGGGTCCATCCTGAACCGCGCACCCAGCATGTATGGGGGAGCGGGGGGTTACGGGACCCGCATCTCCCAGTCTGAGTTCTCCTTCGGCTCCGGGTCAATGACCCCGTACAGCGAGACTTCAGTCATCAGCAATGAGAAGGGGACCATGCAGAACCTCAACGACCGACTGGCCATCTACCTGGATAAGGtaatgaggatgatgaggatgacacacacacacacacacacacacacacacacacacacacacacacacacacacacacacacacacacacacacacacacacacacacacacacacacacagctttactTACACTTCTGAGTAATATTTACTTTGTTTGACACTTATTTGTTCCTTCTCAGTTATATAGTGATACTGACATGAAAAACCCATCGTATCATGTCAAATATAAATCATTATATAATAATCTGTAGCTGTACTTACTTCACTAAGTTAGATAGTATGCCAAGTAAATGACTGATCATTGATAATGATACATAGCATGTCAAATTCTGAGCAcaattgagagagagagtcatTTGACAGGTTCTGGTTGTGTGTGCAGGTGCGCTCCCTGGAGGCGGCCAACAGGAAGCTGGAGCTGCAGATCAGGGAGTTCTATGAGAAGAGAACCTACGTGTCCAGAGACCTGACCGGATACTTCGCCACCATCACTGACCTCAACGCGCAGGCACGTCTCACACCGAGCACCACGACACGTTGGGATGAGTGCACGCCTCTCGCTCATGTTCTAAACACTGCGTGATCAGCAACTGTGTGTGAACTCTGTGATGATACCGAGCAAATAATGACTTCACTTCATTTCCCCTCCTTTCAGATCGTAAGGAGGCGCTTGGAGAATAATAGTGTCATCCTGCAGCTTGACAACGCTCAGCTGGCTGCTGACGACTTTAAAATGAAGTAGGTTTTACAGTTTGCATACAGACGTGGGCCACTTCAGCCAATGATGTGGCTCATCTGGCCTTTTTGTGGCCATGACGAAATGAATGTGAGCCTAAAGTGGCCATTGTCTAAATGAACAAATAtggcccaaatatcccaaaacaaatgtgatcATGTGTAGTGCTTTGGGCAAAGTGTTATCTGGAGGTGAACCTGAAGTGGCCTGTGTGGTAAATGGTGACTATGGCTCAAATAGAAAATATGGTTCACGTGTGGCATTGAGGTGGCTTACTTATGGTCCTGCCATCATACCATTCGGAATGTGGGCCAGATGTGCGATGTGTGGCATGTGGGCCAGATCAGTTTTGTTATGTGTGGTACAACTTCAACAGTCCACTCACTGCACATCCACCCAACATCTCTCTGCAGGTACGAGACGGAGCTGAACATGCGCATGGTGTTGGAGTCCGACTTGTTACGTTACAGAGGGATCAGAGACAGCGTGACTCTGAACATCAGCGACCTGGAGATGCAGATAGAGGGTATGACAGAGGAGCTGGCCTATACCAAGAGCAACCACCTGGAGGTGAGAACCCTTCAGTGGATTCAGAGGGATTTACCTGCTCAGTAATGTCTTGTGGGTTGGGGTTGCAGGTGCAAGGGCGCCATCAGGTGGTGGTTACAGACATGACTTTTAGGGCAGGAGGACAGAGAAGTGATAAATGCATGTTCTTCTCCACGCTGCAGGAGATGCGTCTGCTGAGGACCCAGCAGAGTGGTAATGTGAACGTGGAGGTGGACAGTTCAGGCTCAATGGATCTGATGAAGGCCCTGGAGGAAATGAGGGAGTACTATGAGACTGTGGTGTTGAAGAGCAAGCAAGACGTTGAGAAGTGGTACGAAGAAAAGGTGAGATGGGAGGGCCTGAAAATGTCCATGAGAGTATGGTGAAAACTTTCAAggtatttattgtgtgtgtgtgtgtttaagatgGCTGGTATCAGTGTGGTCATCACTACGACCTCCACAGAAGTGAAGACATACTACACACAGCTGGCAGAGCTGAAGAGGACCTTCCAGAGTTTGGAAATATCTCGGCAAAGCGCCTTGACAGAGGTTGGACAAAATGACAGAGTGTCATTCACATACACTAGAAACATGAAACCAAGATTTCCGCCTCTGTTCTTTTTTCTGATGGAGCTGACAGTCTTCCATTATCTCCCTGCAGTTTCAGTGCATGCAGCAGAATGTGGAGGAGGTGAACAGTCGATACAGCATTCAGCTCAGCCAGCTGCAGGTGACCATTAACtatctggaggaggagctgcaacGGATGAGAGACTCCATAGAGCAGCAGCAATCGGAGcacaacctgctgctggacaTCAAGAtgaggctggagctggagatCGCCGAGTACAGGAGGCTGCTGGAGGGAGAGCAGTACGAGAAAAAGTGAGAGATTAAGTGTTTTTTGTAGGCTGACGAGTTGGAgcaatgaaacatgttttaaatgtaacattCACTTTCCCCCATAGGACTGTGATCATCAGCAAGACGGTGGAGGGTAAGTGGAGTCCAAACCTGCTTTCCAACACACTTTCTGAGACGTGGTAACATGTTGTcatcatgtgtctgtttgtgtttgtccccCACCTCCACAGAGCATAAACCCCACATCGAGAGGAGAGTGAAGACCATTGTGGAGGAGATTGTTGATGGAAAGGTGGTGTCCTCCTCCGTCGACACCCAAGTGGAAGACATTCAGTGAAACCTCTGAAACTGaccttactttttttttaccattcgACCCGTAATCATTAACAACCCTATAACATATCTGCTTGAAAAAGGACATACAAGAGTTAATTCATGTAACTTCAGGGGGAATTGTCAGAGCGTTATCTCTCATTTCTTTTGATTGTATCTTACAGTGGGGTTGCAGCTGGTGAATATCTTGCCTTGGCAGATGCTCGCTCTGATTATTATGACaccaaaacaatgaataaaaatcAGAGAACAAAGAAAGATCTGTATTTTCAATCACAAGTGTGTATTACaagattcattttaatattgttttagtttgatcGTAGATGTACCTTAGTCAGTGTACCTTGCATAGTCCAATTAAGGTAACTGAAAGACaaggatgatttttttttcatgggaGGTATGGGTATAGGTATGGGTAGAGGTATAGGTAAT
This is a stretch of genomic DNA from Paralichthys olivaceus isolate ysfri-2021 chromosome 8, ASM2471397v2, whole genome shotgun sequence. It encodes these proteins:
- the LOC109627493 gene encoding keratin, type I cytoskeletal 19-like; the encoded protein is MSSVRIGQSSYSSRSISSSSALGHSGGMQILRGGQTRISTGGSILNRAPSMYGGAGGYGTRISQSEFSFGSGSMTPYSETSVISNEKGTMQNLNDRLAIYLDKVRSLEAANRKLELQIREFYEKRTYVSRDLTGYFATITDLNAQIVRRRLENNSVILQLDNAQLAADDFKMKYETELNMRMVLESDLLRYRGIRDSVTLNISDLEMQIEGMTEELAYTKSNHLEEMRLLRTQQSGNVNVEVDSSGSMDLMKALEEMREYYETVVLKSKQDVEKWYEEKMAGISVVITTTSTEVKTYYTQLAELKRTFQSLEISRQSALTEFQCMQQNVEEVNSRYSIQLSQLQVTINYLEEELQRMRDSIEQQQSEHNLLLDIKMRLELEIAEYRRLLEGEQYEKKTVIISKTVEEHKPHIERRVKTIVEEIVDGKVVSSSVDTQVEDIQ